The following DNA comes from Oncorhynchus masou masou isolate Uvic2021 chromosome 21, UVic_Omas_1.1, whole genome shotgun sequence.
tccattttttttaatacatttgcaaaaatgtctaaaaactgtttttgctttgtcattatgtggtattgtgtgtagattgatgagtgatttttttaaatgcattttagaataaggctgtaacgtaacaaaatgtgtaaaaagtcaaggggtctgaaaactttacaaatgcactgtatacctaTACACCATTTCATACCTGAAACAGCTATTCTTAGCTTTGTTTACCTTATTACACTTTGGCAAATCTTGGTGGACAGACTTACAAATTCTATACACATCCGTAGACATGGTTTAACAAATCCGTAGACATGGTTTAACAAACCTCATTGCCATTAGCTAGCTCTTATCACCATATGAGACCCAGATATACCAAAACTTGAGCCGAATGCACAGAATTAAGGCAAATGTCACTGTCttagacaaaaccaacaacatagaacaaaaaaATAGTTGAAAGACTCAGACGAACAGATATGAAAGAAATCGTTATATCTTTACATTGATTACTAAAAGTACATTTCAGAAACTGCaggtatagtaccagtcaaaagtttgaacacacttaatcattcaagggtctttctttatttttactattttctacattgtagaataatagtgaagacatgtgtactgggtcattgtcctgttgaaaaacaaatgatagtcccagaaagcgcaaaccagatggggtggcgtatcgctgcagaatgctgtggtagccatgctggttaagtgtgccttgaattcttaataaattacagacagtgtcactagcaaatcaccatcatacctcctcctccatgctttatggtgggaaccacacatgcggagatcatccgttcacctactctgcgtctcacaaagacacggcgtttgtaaccaaaaatctcaaatttggatttccacaggtctaatgtccattcaaGCAATTATTAAGAATTCAAGGTTTCTTGGCTatagcaagtctcttcttattattggtgtccttgagtagtggtttctttgcagcaactcgaccataaagccctgattcacgcagtctcctctgaacagttgctgttttgatgtgtctgttacttgaactctctgaagcatttatttggtttGCAatatgaggtgcagttaactctaatgtaattctgggtcttcttttcctgtggctgtcctcatgatagctagtttcatcatagctgatagctagtttcatcatagcgcttgatggttttttcaactgcacttgaagaaactttcaaagttcttgacattttccacattgactgaccttcatgtcgttATAATGGTCTGTTGTTTCTCTtaacttatttgagctgttcttgccgtaatatggacttggtcttttaccaactaaggctatcttctgtataccacccctaccttgtcacaacacaactgattgtctcaaacgcattaaggaggaaagacattccacaaattaatatTTAACAAGACCCACctgtttattgaaatgcattccaggtgactacctcatgaagctggttgagaaaatgccaagactTTGCatagttgtcatcaaggcaaagggtcgcTATATATAGATTAGTTTAAcgcttgtttggttactacatgattccataagtgttattttatagttttgatgtcttcactgttattctacaatgtagaaaataataaatataaagcaaaacccttgaatgagttagtgtttccaaacttttgactggtactgtatgtatcatTTAGCCAAACACCGTTGACAAATGAGTCAGTGGTTGTAGAGATGTTAATTTTTGTCAAGTGCTACTCGCAGGCAAATGTTAGTCAATGAAAGCAAATTCTAAGATAGATTCTAATACATGTTTGAGATATGTACAAAACATTTagaaaataaataggccatgcTCTCTCTGAGACATGAAAGAAATAGTTCCAATATGGAAATACCGGTATTGAAGCTAACgtcctctgtctcccagtcccagaTTTACTGGCTCCAGGATTTGGCGAGTCTCTGGGCTCAGAGAACTGGTTCTAAGTAAAACAAAATGTAGCCAGTTTTTTATATGGACAGGTCTTCTGATGAACTCTGAGAACTCTACCCCAATGTACTTGGCTGTTAACATATAGCACCAGTATGGATTAATTAATTCATTAATGAATTAATGTAATCAGGCTTACATCATCACTTGTCTAGTTTAAAAAATAGCCCCTACTCACTTGGGGCTACTTAAATGTTCACTTCACTTCAAACATCCAACTTCAAACATTGCTTAATGCACAATTAGCTTATCAAACAGTTTGAAACAAGAGCTTGCAGCTAAAAATACAGGTATGACAACAAGGCATGCAGAGAGATAATATCGAGCACAAATATGTGTTTACCTACCAGCTGAAGAAAGGTATTCTCCAATGACCTGTACTCAGGAGAGCTTTTGTTGAACAGGTCCTCTGAAAACATCATGTTAGTGACTCGCAAACTAAAGAACACCACCATTTCTTTGGCTTTTCCAGTACTGGCCATTAAAGGAGTGTTCATGTGTGTGAGTGCTGGGGATGCGGTGGACTCAAATGGGCCTTCTAATCCACTGCCAAACTCGTCCAGCGTATTGGCGGCTTCTGTACCGTCCTCTACCTTTTCTACATCCTCCTGTATGTCCGAGTCATTAGAGATATCCACGTCCGTCTCAAGTGGTTCCTCATCTTGGAGAGTGTCCCATCCTTCTGAAGGTCCAGGGGGAATATTTGCTGAGAGGACTTCCTCAGGCTCTGCTTGGATGACATCATCCTCAGATAAAGGCATGTTTGGTGATTGTGTAACAGTGGTGAATGTTTCGATGGATGCAGGTTCTACGTGTAGAGATGCTGTAGTGGTGATCATTTGATTGTCTCCGTCTGGTTGCTCCCCTAAAGCCGCCTCAGTAGTTGTGGGTCCTTTCGAAATAAAATCAAAAATATCAGAAAATGACATACAAATCCATTTCAATCAAAAAGATTGAAATTGAAATCAAAAAATGCTTCCATAAATTTTACCACTTGGTTTATAAGCAGAACATTACCTTCATCTTCCTTAGGTTCAACAGTTGGGAGGGTCTCCTCAGCATCTTCCTCAGGGGGGAAGAGAGTAATCATTTTGGTGGTAGGCTGTTCTGTAACAGCCGTTCTTGTAACTGGTGGCCAAACCCAAAGGTAGTCCTCTGTCGCATCCACAGTCTTCTCTATATCAATCGTCTGCTCTGTAGCATCCACTAGAGACTGCTCTACCTCAATCGTCTTCTCTGTAGAATCCACTGCAGGCTCCTCTACATCAAGCGTCCTCTCTGTAGCCTCTACCTCAGATGTCTCTTGTATAACATCCACTGCAGACTCCTCTACATCAAGTGTCCCCTCTGTAGCCTCTACCTCAGATGTCTCTTCTTTAACATCCACTGCAGACTCCTCTACATCAAGTGTCCCCTCTGTAGCCTCTACCTCAGATGTCTCTTCTTTAACATCCACAGCAGGCTCCTTTACCTCAATCGTCTCCTCTGTAATATCCAGCGGCTCCTCTACCTCAATTGTCTCCTCTGTAACATCCACTGGAGGTTCCTCTACTTTAAACGTCTCCTCTGTAACATCCACTGCAGTCTCCTCTACATCAAGCGTCCTCTCTGTAACATCCACTGCAGGCTCCTCTACCTCAGTCGTCTCCTCTGTAACATCCACTGCAGGCTCCTCTACCTCAATCGTCTCCTCTGTAACATCCACTTCAGGCTCCTCTACCTCAATCGTCTCCTCTGTATCATCCACAGCAGGCTCCTCTACATCAAGTGTCCCCTCTGTAGCCTCTACCTCAGATGTCTCTTCTTTAACATCCACAGCAGGCTCCTTTACCTCAATCGTCTCCTCTGTAATATCCAGCGGCTCCTCTGCCTCAATTGTCTCCTCTGTAACATCCACTGGAGGTTCCTCTACTTTAAACGTCTCCTCTGTAACATCCACTGCAGTCTCCTCTATATCAAGCGTCCTCTCTGTAACATCCACTGCAGGCTCCTCTACCTCAATCGTCTCCTCTGTAACATCCACTGCAGGCTCCTCTACCTCAGTCGTCTCCTCTGTAACATCCACTGCAGGCTCCTCTACCTCAATCGTCTCCTCTGTAACATCCACTTCAGGCTCCTCTACCTCAATCGTCTCCTCTGTATCATCCACTGCAGGCTCCTCTACCTCAGTCGTCTCCTCTGTAACATCCACTGCAGGCTCCTCTACCTCAATCGTCTCCTCTGTAACATCCACTTCAGGCTCCTCTACCTCAATCGTCTCCTCTGTAACATCCACTGCAGGCTCCTCTACCTCAATCGTCTCCTCTGTAACATCCACTTCAGGCTCCTCTACCTCAATTGTCTCCTCTGTAACATCCACTGCAGGCTCCTCTACGTCAAGCGTCCTCTCTGTAGCCTCTACCTCAATTGTCTCCTCTGTAACATCCACTGCAGGCTCCTCTACGTCAAGCGTCCTCTCTGTAGCCTCTACCTCAGTCGTCTCCTCTGTAACATCCACTGCAGGCTCCTCTACCTCAATCGTCTCCTCTGTAACATCCACTTCAGGCTCCTCTATCTCAAGCATCTCCTCTGTAGCCTCTGCCTCAAGCATCTCATCTGTAGCCTCTGCCTCAAGCATCTCATCTGTAGCCGCAACTGGAGGCAACTCTACTTCTTCTGAGGGAGGACTCTCACTAAGTTCCTCTTGGGGAGAATTGGGAGTTACTTCAATGGCAGGGGAGGCAGTGGTAGCCTCAGTGAGGAGAACAGTAACTGAGTCACCTAAAGGCACAACAGTAAGTTCCTCGGGTGTGTCTGTAAAATCTTTAAGAAATTCCTCTCCGACAGCAACAGTTGGTAAGAAACCTTCAGTGTGCCCAACAACCTCCTCTAGCATGGTCTCCAAGGTAGTCGCTTCCAACTCATTGCGTAGCGAAACTGTGGGATCTGAAGGGAAAACATAAAAGTTAGCGTTTTTTCAAGATTATATCCCAGTTGACCTGAGCTTTAAATGAAGCTTACCAGGTTCAAAACTGAGTGTTTGTATGTCCACAGGCAGGGATGTCTCTTCGCTCAAGGCCTTGGAAACCAGATCCTTCAGTCTGTGCCCGTTTGTGTAAACAACTGTCCCTGTGCCTGGTTCTAGAGTGGTTTTAGATTCTGTGTCATGGTCTTCTCCATTCGTCTCAAACACCACAGCATAGCGGACTGACACATCATCAGATCTGTCAACAAAGCAGAGCTTATATTAGGGAAATAGTATGTATTTCTGACAGCTTTTATTATCTAAGCATTTTAGCAACTATAGCAAATGCCAAAGTTTGAGGGACCTCTGACTAATGGAACACTGTTTTATTATTCCTTTGCTAATGAGACAGCATTACTCTGCGCAGAGAGTGTGTATGTCTAATGGAGCCTGTTCAATAGAATGAAAGATTTGGCTGACTTGTTAGTACTTTCACAGTTCCTTGAACAACCTACCTAAATTCAACCAACCGAAATCCCAAAACACGAAGATCTTTATACCCAGGAAGTTTGTCAAAAACGGGAACCATCTGTGGAGAAAATACATTTTATGGTTATGTTTAGGTAACACATCTTTCTTCGATTCATGCAGCGTTCTCTCTGGGGAAATAACAATTGTAAGCAAAATAACATCACACGAATGGAAGAGATATAGCCAATACAGAAAAATAACTTTCATTATATTATGGCTCTCTCACTGTAGGATCATCTATGTGCCGTCAACAGACTTGCATTTTCTTTGGGAATCATTCATGAGCTTTACTTACACACTTGATCTTTCTGGAGTTACAAATCCAACTCCGTCTTTTGATGTTGCCCAATACACTGCTTGATTTACCCTTATCGTAAGCTTCTTAAAAATCACAAGCTCATTTGCTCAAAAGTTcattttgggctcccgagtggtgcagtggtctaagacactcagtgctagaggcgtcactacagaccctggttttgttccaggctgtatcaaaatcggccatgattgggagtcccagggGTCcgtgcacaatttgcccagcgtcgtcaactgactcgcctagttaattaaaggttgATATTAGAGATTCCAGACTAGGAAAAGGCATAAATAGTCATTCACAAATGTTGTATGCCTGCAAAATACATTTGCAATCCTTTCGATACTGTTTTTGCTGAAGGAGCTTGTGATTATCTCAAATCACTGCTCACGTTTTCCTCTGTGCCTATGAAAATCAATATGCAATGAGGCTTCTTAAGGATTGTCCCACACAAGGCATACCTAATTATGTGGCCAACAATCAGTTCTTCAATCAAAAAAAGTATTACCTTAAGaatgtgatttaaaaaataagaaaataatcCTTTAGAGTCAAATTCTTACATGTGTGAATGTCTTAGTAATTTATCACACCAGGTTTCAAACCTGAGTCATCTGGGGGACTCAATACCTATGTTAGCCCACTGAGTAGAAGCCTAGGCATTGGCTCTGGGAGCTAAAATGAGTCAACAGGCCTCAGTCAAGTTTAGTCATTGTGTAGTTCACTAAACCCATCACTGCAATAAAGGCTTATGTACTTGTTCATACTTAAGACTTTTCAAGAACATTTCCTCCCTGTTTGCCTCACCGTATCGTGGAGATTGCGTGTGATGTCATGGTACTGGGGAGCTGCAGGGTCTCTCAGAAGAAGTTCACTGTAGCCAGGGTCAGCTATGGTGACACTGAACTCCACTATCTGCTCCTCAATAACCGCCTCATCTGGTACAATGTTTGGAATCTCTGTTATCTGTGGAAAACAAATGTCATTTTCAACGGCCATCATTGAAACCATCAGCATTCATTGAAGACTATAAAGCCAAGGCAAGGTAGCTCTCGGAAAATATGATTTATCTTACGTCCCCTGCTTCATTCGGAATGGTAAACAGTTCTGATGGAGTTTTCGAGCCTACAAAGAAAGCATTGTGCATTAATTCCAGAATGTTGTATTATTACATTTAACACACTGTATGGATGAATGTGGAGTACTTACATTTCTCAATCTCAGTTCCTTCAGCTGTTGGTACTTCACCGCTGGAAATCAAGAATAGATGTTTTACAACATTTACAATCAAACTAAAATGTACAAAAGGTCAAAAGGGGGTTTCTTGCTCTCTAGGCCTTGGTCCAGAATCTACCATGATAATCCTGTCGCCCAAGTTGTTTGGGCTGAGATGCACAGAGAAGGTGGGTCAGGTCAGAGTTGTATGTCAACTCAGGCCACCAGATGTACAGGCTCCAGGCAGTTTAGAGAGCTGAGGAGGGTTATTTGAGTTTACCTGTTTTTGCCTTCTACCAATTacggtaaatcaaatcaaattgtatttgtcacttgCGCCAAATGCAACAAGTATAGATAGaccttaccttgaaatgcttacttacaaaccctaaaCCAACAATGTTGAGTTTTgtttttaagtaaaaaaatatttgaaaaataaataaataaaataaaaccatataaataaaaataacacaataaaataacaataattatcCTTGCCGCAacagtgtgtttttttttgtcatgATTACGTTTTACTACTATTTAAACCTTTCtgaacaattgtttacagaagcTTGTCTAGTCTCTGGAGATTGCTAGCATTTTAGAACTTTGTAGTGAAATCTAAAATAACAATGGGGTATGAAACAttgattttacatttttttaacatCTATTTTGTTTTCAAACACCATATTCAATTAGAATACAATTGCTTAAAAAAAGGTAGTCAGTTGAAAATTCATGCCGGAAGGGTGTTGAGCATTAGTTTGAATTAAACATTGTAGGCCTACTTTTTGTGATATCTCTAAATAACATCTAACATTTCTCCAACCTtttctctacctacctacctttcTTTCTGGATCTTCTCCTGTTCAGCAACTCTCTAAAAAACAAACCGACACCCACATTTTAAATATAGAATAACATATCTCCATCACTGTTATTATCCCTCAATGTTACTCTTGTTACTATGATGCATGGGAATGCATGAAGGTTTTAATACTCACTCTGGCCACCATGTCAATGTGTTCCTGGGTACTACTGAAGTTCCTGGCCACCTcatccagacagagagagccatGCTGGCAGGCGTTTGTCCAGTGTTTGTACTCCTCGGAGTTAGGAACCCTGTCCAAGAAGATACGGAAGGCCTCCCATATCGCTTCCTGACAAACTAAAAGTATAGTCAAACATATCAGAAcagctgaataaagacctgtatGAGAACAATTCTTATCATATAGACTAAATGGCAAGTCAATATTTCACATCTCATTATCATATACGTGTAAGACGAGACTCGACAATGGAATCATTATGGCCTAGGTTTGGACAAACTATTTTGTCACATACCGTTAATATGATTGAACAGCTTTGAATAATGTATCAGTTAAATGTCACTTCATAATGTGGGAATGAAATGTACTCGTCCCTAATGGTCTGGAATGTTTGAAATCACAAAAAGCCCTAAAGCTTTTGTTGTATTCATTTATGTTATGAGGAGCAACAACCACTTGAATTATCAAATATGTTTATGCCTTCAAGACATTCTCTTGCATTTTCATTTCATAAAGTGAAGTTATTATTTCCATGAGATATTCACTGTTTGAATACCCTCACCTCAATCTCACTCCATCCCTGAATTTAGCCAGTCACTCAACAGAATCTATGCATGAAATCTGCAAATGCATGACTTTCCGAGGGCTTATGAGAGGATTTCAGTgaacatctacagtaccagtcaaaagtttggaaacaccaactcattcaagggtttttctttatttttactcatcacatagtagaatagtagtgaagacattaaaactacgtaataacacatatggaatcatgtagtaactaaaaaagggttcaacaaatcaaaatacattgtacatttcagattcttcaaagcagcctccctttgccttgatgacagctttgcacactcttggcattctctcaaccagctttatgaggaatgcttttccaacagtcttaaagagttcccgcatatgctgagcacttgttgaaaGTGttcaagtgtgccttgaattctaaattctaaataaatgactgatagtatcaccagcaaagcaccaccacactatcacaccccctcctccatgcttcacagtggaaaccacacatggGGAGATCATCAGTTCattgtgtctcacaaagacacggcggttggaaccaaatatctcaaatttggactcatcagaccaaaggacagatttccacagatCAAATGTTCATTGCTTTTGTTTCTTGGCTCTAGCAAATCTCTTtttgttattggtgtcctttagtagtggtttctttgcagcaattcgaccatgaaggtctgattcacagtctcctctgaaaagttgatattgagatgtgtctgtaacttGAACTCTACGAAGAActtatttgggctgtaatctgaggtgcagttaactcaatAAACGTATCCTCTGaagcagaggtacctctgggtcttcctttcctgcatCTGTttatgcacactaggtaagacctgggcggccATCCCCTATTTTGGTTAGCGCGCCAGGTGGTGATAAAGGTTAGGTTAGAAGTGGGAAGGCAGGCAAGGTAGGAGAGGGGATTCCTTAACTTTGTTccatccagccccttttccccacatCACCGTGTGTTAGGAATAATACATTCCCTGTAAACTGTATTTTTCTCTGCCTCGGTCGTCCTTCCCCGCACCTATGATCACATACAATTTTTTCACTCCACGGGAGTTGAGATGTTACGGGGTGTTGCATTCCCTCCTCCAAGAGGTGTACGTAACAtaatgggggctcatccgggattgtTAAATCCACAGGACCCCGCTGCTCTGAGCTTTCTGTAATTGGTGATTGGGTGTGGTGGTAAGGTTGTGAGTTTGGGtgacttgttcagtttatgtgtgTTCAGTAGGCTGCTGTGTACAAAATGGCTGCCTCAGCCATCCTCTGTTAATCGGTAGGTGGGGTTGCCTAGAGTAGACTTTGCGCCATAGCTGACCGTTATGGTCTTCGTCCCTGAGAAAGCCCTAAAGGCTGAGCTTTTGGTGCTAGTCAGGGAGGGTTTCGTGAGAACTAATTTTCTCGTTGAAAGATGAGGAGAGGGCGGCTTCAGGAGAGGAGACGGGAAGACATAACGATGCCAAGTCGGATGGCGCGGAGGAAGGGGTTGctcgtaccccctttacattgTCCTGACTTGACCCTTTATCTTCTGCTTCGGTCATTCTGACAGGACCGCTAGGCTAAAGGTAAGGCTGACCCGTTTGGAAAGGGAGCTAAAGGATAAAGAGCGCGTTAGACAGCTGAAATTTGATTTAGAAATTAGGAAAATGGAAATAGAAGCCGACAAGGTGAGGATCCGACACCTGGAGCTAGACTCTGGCTCCAGTGTGACTCCACAACCTGCCCTTCATCAAGCCCACTTTGAAGTGAGTAAAAATATTGCTTTAGTCCCTCCATTTTGGGAGTCGGAAGTTGATTCCTATTTCTCTGATGGAACCAAAGCAAATGTGACCTCTTCACTGCGTTGGTCACTCaaggtttggctgctactgttgtaatgtaaattgtctgggaaAGCTCAGGAAGTAGTAGCCGCTCTCTCCCTGGAAGACAATTTACAGTACGATATAGTTAAAACAACCGTGTTGCGGGCCTATGAGTTAGTGCCTGAAGCTTGTAGGCAGCGCTTCAGGAACCACAAAAAAAACATACTTTTGTTGGGTTTGCTAGGGACAAAGAGTCTCTGTTTAATCGCGGGTGTTCAGCCAGCAAAGCTAAAACCTTTGCTGATATTCGGGAGTTGATGCTGTTGGAGGATTTTAAAAGCAACCTGCTTGATAGAATTGTAGTTCATTTAAATGAATAGAAAGTGGCGACATTGGCCCAGGCAGCAGTGTTGGCAGATGAGTACGCTCTGACACACAAGACTGTGTTTGGTGCACCTTGTTTTGAAGGCTGAATGATTACATCATCAGTGCCTCGTTCAGGTCGTTTTCCTCCAAAGACCCTAAGCCTTCGCACGAAATCCGTGAATGTTTTTACTGTCACCAAAAGGGTTATGTGATTGCGGACTGCCTGGTTTTGAAAAATAAACCGGAACAGTCCCTATCACCATCCCCTAAATTAAAAAGCGTGGATTTAGTCCAGTTTGTGGCTCTTCTGTTGGACCAACTTATTGATTCAGCATTTGGGAAACTGGATCCGATCTATGCTCCGTTTCCTTAACTGGAGAACAAGCTGATCAAAAGTCCATACAGATCTTACGAGACACCGGGGCGATGCAGTCATTGTTACTGATGCTTTACCCTGGTCCCCTGAAATATTGTGGCTCGCATGTCATATTACAGGGGATAGAGACAAAAAACATACCTGTACCATAACACTGAGTCCACTTAGTGTCAGACTTGGTATCAGGACGTTTCCGTGTTGGTGGAGTGTCTACACTGCCAGTAAAAGGAGTCACATTGCTACTAGGGAATGCTATCGCTGGTGGTAACGTGTCTCCTGTGTTAGAAGTAGTAGACAACCCAGAAATCAAAACTGCAGATGATAAATTGGTTCAAGCATTTCCCCATGTTTTTCTGGCTTGTGTGTTAACGAGGGCACAATCTCGCAAGCTGGGAGATGTGGTGGAGTTGTCTAGTTCCATTAATGAGCATATTGAGGTAGAAGACATTGCACCGAGTATGCCTTCTGCAAGGccaacagtttctacccccataAAAACTAAGGCAGGGGAACAAAATTGCACCCCAATTAAATGACATTCTTGTGTCTGTCACCCCCGAGAAGTTGATTGAATGTCAAAAGGGAGACACCAGTCTTCGCAAATGTTTTGCTTTGGAAATTTCCATTGAGGAAGTAAAACTAGGGACACCTCCTACTTTATGAAAGCAGGAGTTTTGATGCTTAAATGGACAGCTCATAACACAGTTAATGACTGGAGTGAAGTGTTTCAAGTGTTTGTTCCTACACTGTTCCGACAGCAAGTGCTGTCACTCGCTCATGACCAGGCATGGTCCGGACATTTAGGGATCGTGAAGACTTATAACCGAGTCCTTTCTTCTGGCCAGATTTGAAGTCTGATGTTGTCCAATTTTTTAAAACATGTCATGTATGTCAACTCACTGGGAAAGTGAATCAAACAGTTCCTCTTCCGTCGCTCTGCCCGATTCCTGTGATGGGGGAACCGTTTGATTGAGTGATAACCGATTGTGTATGTCCGATCCCGAAAACCAGGTCAGGTAACCAGTTTTACAACAATAATGTGCAGTGCTACTCGATACCCAGAGACTATCCCTCTCTGTACAAAAACGGCTAAGCCTATGATGAAGGCactagttacagttgaagtcggaagtttacatacacttaggttggagtcattaaaactcatctTTCACTCcccaaatgtcttgttaacttcttcaatatagggggcgctcttttaatttttggataattttttttcccgttttaaacaagatattttgtcacgaaaagatgctcgactatgcatataattgacagctttggaaagaaaacactctgacgtttccaaaactgcaaagatattgtctgtgagtgccacagaactaatgctacaggcgaaaccaagatgaaatttcatacaggaaatgccccagattttaaatgcgctgtgttccaatgtctccttatatggctgtgaatgcgccaggaatgagcctacactttctgtcgtttccccaaggtgtctgcaacattgtgacgtatttgtaggcatatcattggaagattgaccataagagactacatttaccaggtgtccgcttggtgtcctccgtcgaaattattgcgcaatctccagctgcgtccacttttccatttggttcagaggagaaaggcaactgccacgaatgatttatcatcgaatagatatgtgaaaaacaccttgaggattgattctaaacaatgattgccatgtttctgtcgatattatggagttaatttggaaaaaagtttggcgttgtaatgactgaattttcgggggggtttcttagccaaacgtgatgaacaaaacggagcgatttctcctacacaaataatatttttggaaaaactgaacatttgctatctaactgagagtctcctca
Coding sequences within:
- the LOC135507516 gene encoding interphotoreceptor matrix proteoglycan 1-like, encoding MHLRTGLFLTLFLFTLAAPRIKDLQVQDLFGIRDVKYKHFLESLRPVKHTTNVKMIKDLDRQRTKRSTFFTTGVKICPQEKMKEVISNHRAYYKLRVCQEAIWEAFRIFLDRVPNSEEYKHWTNACQHGSLCLDEVARNFSSTQEHIDMVARRVAEQEKIQKESGEVPTAEGTEIEKCSKTPSELFTIPNEAGDITEIPNIVPDEAVIEEQIVEFSVTIADPGYSELLLRDPAAPQYHDITRNLHDTMVPVFDKLPGYKDLRVLGFRSDDVSVRYAVVFETNGEDHDTESKTTLEPGTGTVVYTNGHRLKDLVSKALSEETSLPVDIQTLSFEPDPTVSLRNELEATTLETMLEEVVGHTEGFLPTVAVGEEFLKDFTDTPEELTVVPLGDSVTVLLTEATTASPAIEVTPNSPQEELSESPPSEEVELPPVAATDEMLEAEATDEMLEAEATEEMLEIEEPEVDVTEETIEVEEPAVDVTEETTEVEATERTLDVEEPAVDVTEETIEVEATERTLDVEEPAVDVTEETIEVEEPEVDVTEETIEVEEPAVDVTEETIEVEEPEVDVTEETIEVEEPAVDVTEETTEVEEPAVDDTEETIEVEEPEVDVTEETIEVEEPAVDVTEETTEVEEPAVDVTEETIEVEEPAVDVTERTLDIEETAVDVTEETFKVEEPPVDVTEETIEAEEPLDITEETIEVKEPAVDVKEETSEVEATEGTLDVEEPAVDDTEETIEVEEPEVDVTEETIEVEEPAVDVTEETTEVEEPAVDVTERTLDVEETAVDVTEETFKVEEPPVDVTEETIEVEEPLDITEETIEVKEPAVDVKEETSEVEATEGTLDVEESAVDVKEETSEVEATEGTLDVEESAVDVIQETSEVEATERTLDVEEPAVDSTEKTIEVEQSLVDATEQTIDIEKTVDATEDYLWVWPPVTRTAVTEQPTTKMITLFPPEEDAEETLPTVEPKEDEGPTTTEAALGEQPDGDNQMITTTASLHVEPASIETFTTVTQSPNMPLSEDDVIQAEPEEVLSANIPPGPSEGWDTLQDEEPLETDVDISNDSDIQEDVEKVEDGTEAANTLDEFGSGLEGPFESTASPALTHMNTPLMASTGKAKEMVVFFSLRVTNMMFSEDLFNKSSPEYRSLENTFLQLNQFSEPRDSPNPGASKSGTGRQRTLASIPLLPYLQSNLTGFKQLEILNFRNGSVVVNSKMKVEKDVPHNLTQAVHCVLEDFCNAASKRLDIEIDSRYLDIEPADQADPCKFLACNEFSQCVVNSWTQEAECLCDPGYSTTDGLPCQSICNLEEEYCFNGGLCDIIQGHGATCRCPVGKYWHYHGVRCNELVSLPVDPAIFIACLVGSLTLVCAIIGILVFINKKCFGNRKTVTLVHTIAPYAFENTLRVNPVFENDDGILTQVSSISTPAPSSSGAGSSQTSEQEAFRAIENIHLSIEIPRQLYTTRPDKLVSEMVDFHHCIPHNETWRPPNEYRTCCLLRASENECFEVTVL